In Salvelinus namaycush isolate Seneca chromosome 36, SaNama_1.0, whole genome shotgun sequence, one DNA window encodes the following:
- the LOC120030594 gene encoding uncharacterized protein LOC120030594 gives MSANVGDTVTLHCFHKGNLAMHFLWYKQPFGYNPQLMSTFYEYEKNAIFYHGFKGNPRVSVESGNGINHLKISDVQLSDSAAYYCGSSYSNMVEFAEGYILIVKGSRNTTVVQQPVSESVQPGDSVTLNCTIHTETCAGEHSVYWFRHGSGEYHPGIIYTHGDRSDQCEKTTEAGSLTQSCVYNLPKRNLSLSDAGTYYCAVASCGEMLFGNGTKLDIKDNGAEPILLVYCLSAALGLSFILITVLGCIMYKMNKRKCVLCRGPVSQKREPAVSSSDAGAQDADSLHYVALNLSNKKNRSRRQRSNMEEETLYSGIRQ, from the exons ATGTCAGCCAATGTTGGAGACACAGTGACTTTGCACTGCTTTCATAAAGGCAATTTGGCAATGCACTTCTTGTGGTACAAGCAACCCTTCGGATATAATCCTCAGCTCATGTCAACCTTTTATGAGTATGAAAAGAATGCTATATTTTACCATGGCTTTAAAGGTAACCCTCGTGTCTCAGTGGAAAGTGGCAATGGAATAAACCACCTAAAGATCTCAGACGTACAGCTTTCTGATTCAGCAGCATATTATTGTGGAAGTTCCTACTCCAATATGGTGGAATTTGCAGAAGGATATATTCTTATTGTAAAAG GATCCAGAAACACCACCGTTGTACAGCAGCCTGTGTCTGAGTCAGTCCAGCCAGGAGACTCTGTGACTCtgaactgtacaatacacactgaGACCTGTGCAGGAGAACACAGTGTCTATTGGTTCAGACATGGCTCGGGAGAATACCATCCAGGAATCATTTACACGCATGGAGACAGGAGTGATCAGTGTGAGAAGACCACTGAGGCTGGGTCTCTTACACAGAGCTGTGTCTACAACCTCCCCAAGAGGAACCTCAGCCTTTCTGATGCTGGGACTTACTACTGTGCTGTGGCCTCATGTGGGGAGATGCTGTTTGGAAATGGGACGAAACTGGACATCAAGG ACAATGGCGCAGAACCTATTCTCTTGGTGTACTGCCTAAGCGCAGCATTGGGTCTGTCGTTTATACtgatcactgtccttggttgCATCATGTACAAGATGAACAAGAGAAAGTGTGTGCTGTGTAGAG GACCCGTCTCTCAGAAAAGAGAACCAGCAGTCTCTTCTTCAGATGCAGGG GCCCAAGATGCAGACAGTCTCCATTATGTAGCTCTGAATCTGAGCAACAAGAAGAACAGGTCTAGAAGACAGAGAAGCAACATGGAGGAAGAGACGTTGTACTCTGGGATCAGACAGTAG
- the LOC120030252 gene encoding uncharacterized protein LOC120030252 produces MHEDLAKVDTEDIGHPSPLLRAHLGDNVILQCFYPDRNSYISWYKLTVGQKPQLVSTIYKYDGGAKFHSEFKDNRRFTVQSGNGFYHLHISNTQPYDSATYVCGGMNVNVMEFKNGILLILKGSSKTVVQQPVSESVQPGDSVTLNCTIHTETCAGEHSVYWFRHGSGESHPGIIYTHGDRSDQCEKSSEAGSPTQSCVYNLPKRNLSLSDAGTYYCAVALCGEILFGNGTKLDIDHGCKEDQVLLVNCLGVALGLCVIIIIVLACVLYKMTKKTSLLCGEMRTQSSGPAVPGSHNQDQEHDDTLTSGHYAALNVIHKKPKTRRQRSTMERDTVYSGLYPENISVVF; encoded by the exons atgcatgaagacctGGCTAAAG TGGACACGGAGGACATTGGCCATCCAAGTCCTCTTCTGCGCGCTCATCTTGGAGACAATGTGATTCTGCAATGCTTCTATCCGGACAGAAATTCTTATATCTCATGGTACAAGCTAACAGTAGGACAGAAGCCTCAACTTGTATCAACAATTTACAAATATGATGGTGGTGCAAAATTTCACAGTGAGTTTAAAGATAACCGTCGGTTCACAGTGCAAAGTGGAAATGGATTTTATCATCTACATATCTCCAACACTCAGCCATATGACTCCGCTACATATGTCTGTGGGGGAATGAATGTTAATGTGATGGAATTCAAAAACGGGATACTTCTCATTCTGAAAG GATCAAGTAAAACTGTTGTACAGCAACCTGTGTCTGAGTCAGTCCAGCCTGGAGACTCTGTGACTCtgaactgtacaatacacactgaGACCTGTGCAGGAGAACACAGTGTCTATTGGTTCAGACATGGCTCAGGAGAATCCCATCCAGGAATCATTTACACCCATGGAGACAGGAGTGATCAGTGTGAGAAGAGCTCTGAGGCTGGGTCTCCTACACAGAGCTGTGTCTACAACCTCCCCAAGAGGAACCTCAGCCTCTCTGATGCTGGGACTTACTACTGTGCTGTGGCCTTATGTGGAGAAATACTATTTGGGAATGGGACCAAGCTGGACATTGACC ATGGTTGTAAGGAGGACCAGGTTCTCTTGGTGAACTGTCTGGGTGTAGCGTTGGGTCTGtgtgtcatcatcatcattgtcCTGGCTTGTGTTTTGTATAAGATGACCAAGAAAACCTCTCTGCTGTGCGGAG AAATGCGCACTCAGTCAAGTGGTCCGGCAGTCCCCGGTTCTCATAACCAG GATCAAGAACACGATGACACACTCACATCGGGCCATTACGCTGCTCTGAATGTCATCCACAAGAAGCCAAAGACCCGGAGACAGAGGAGCACCATGGAGAGAGACACTGTGTACTCTGGG CTGTATCCTGAAAACATCTCTGTGGTGTTCTGA